A window of Kribbella sp. NBC_00382 genomic DNA:
GCTCGGCGGGTTCTGCAGTTTCGGGAACCGTTCGCGCAACCGGCGTACGGTCTCCATCGTCTCGTCCACCGAGAGCGTGGTCTGGGACAGCCAGACCACCTTCTCCGGGTCGCGGACCTCGATATTCGGGACGTCGCCCGGGCCGTCGACCAGGTGGACGTGCTCGGGCGCCTCGCCGGCGGTGCCGATGACCTCTTCGTGCCCGTCGTGGCCGATCAGCAGGATGTCGTAGTCGATCGCGGCGAACCGCTTGGCCTCGTGGTGCACCTTGGTGACCAGCGGGCAGGTCGCGTCGATCGTCTTGAGCTGCCGCGCGGCCGCTTCCTGATGGACGATCGGGGCGACACCGTGCGCGGAGAAGATCACCGTCTCGCCCTCAGGTACCTCGTCGGTCTCGTCGACGAAGATCGCGCCGCGCGCCTGCAGCGTGGAGACGACGTGCTTGTTGTGCACGATCTCCTTGCGCACGTAGACCGGCGGCCCGTACAGGTCGAGCGCCTTCTCAACCGCCACGACAGCCCGGTCCACCCCCGCGCAGTACCCCCGTGGGGCCGCGAGCAGCACCCGCTTGCTCTTCAAGGCGGTCGGCGTACCAAGGTTCTCAGGCTGGGCAGTCACGGGGCCCATCGTACGGGGCGTAGCTGAACACCCCACCGGCCGTGGCGGACGTCACGATCCCGCCAGCAGACCCCGCTTGAACCCCTCGGCGACCGCGGCGGCCCGGTCGTTCACGCCCAGCTTGAGGTAGAGATTCAGCAGGTGACTCTTCACAGTGGCCTCGCTGATGAACAATTTCACCGCGATCTCGCGGTTCGTGTTGCCCGCCGCAACCAGTTCCAGCACCTCGACCTCACGCTGGGTGAGCGGCCCGGTCTCCGGCGTACGGACGCGGCTGACCAACCGGCTCGCGACGGTCGGCGACAGTACGGACTCCCCAGCAGCAGCCGCCCGTACTGCGCGGAGCAGCTCATCCCGTGGCGCATCCTTCAGCAGATACCCGGTGGCCCCGGCCTCGATCGCCGGTACTACGTAAGTGTCGGTGTCATAAGTCGTCAGCACCAAGACCCGCGCCCCACTCCCCTGCTTGGCGAGCTCGGTGATCGCGGTCACCCCATCCATCCCCGGCATCCGCAGATCCATCAGGATCACGTCGGGCCGAAGCTCCTTGGCCAGCGCGACCGCCTCGGCCCCATCCGCGGCCTCACCCAGTACTTCGAAGTCCGGGTCGCGCGCGAACATCCCGCTCAACCCATCGCGCACCACCGGATGATCGTCCGCGATGAGCAGCTTGATCGGCC
This region includes:
- a CDS encoding response regulator transcription factor → MSGPIKLLIADDHPVVRDGLSGMFARDPDFEVLGEAADGAEAVALAKELRPDVILMDLRMPGMDGVTAITELAKQGSGARVLVLTTYDTDTYVVPAIEAGATGYLLKDAPRDELLRAVRAAAAGESVLSPTVASRLVSRVRTPETGPLTQREVEVLELVAAGNTNREIAVKLFISEATVKSHLLNLYLKLGVNDRAAAVAEGFKRGLLAGS
- a CDS encoding 4-hydroxy-3-methylbut-2-enyl diphosphate reductase, with product MGPVTAQPENLGTPTALKSKRVLLAAPRGYCAGVDRAVVAVEKALDLYGPPVYVRKEIVHNKHVVSTLQARGAIFVDETDEVPEGETVIFSAHGVAPIVHQEAAARQLKTIDATCPLVTKVHHEAKRFAAIDYDILLIGHDGHEEVIGTAGEAPEHVHLVDGPGDVPNIEVRDPEKVVWLSQTTLSVDETMETVRRLRERFPKLQNPPSDDICYATQNRQVAVKKMAPDVDLMIVVGSRNSSNSVRLVEVALEHGARAGHLVDYAAEIDEAWLEGVDSVGVTSGASVPELLVRDVLSWLAERGYGEVQEVTTAEESLVFSLPRELRADLKAAGMATTGTSDHA